One window from the genome of Micromonospora aurantiaca ATCC 27029 encodes:
- a CDS encoding glycosyltransferase, whose amino-acid sequence MSSASHSDPATTSASGAPAPRPPEIRVVRVLGAFDIGGAEQRTIELLPRLAASGVRTSFVTLSGVKGARGDEVEQLGSRIHPIRLDRRFPVRFYRLLRQVRPHAVHSDVATFSGFVLFLAALARVPIRIAHFRSDRDGHPDSLRRRLQRGVMVRLIHFCATDVLGVAPGALTSCYRPSWENDPRCRVLPNGLDLGRLHRRSTLRLRDEIGAAPDDLVCVVIGRPHPLKRRSMVPSIVAALRERGIGCRAVFVGPHDDRDDDAVRQSATRHDVLDRMHLVGPRADVGEFLAQADLLLQPSALEGLPGTVLEARAVGTPVVASDLPGARFIDDQLAGVALVPVDADAETWADAVHRLGLVPGRPRGGRRALAAFQDSVFTMERSVEQHLAIYGRNTVAPRGGADRPAVPTG is encoded by the coding sequence ATGTCCAGCGCGAGCCACAGCGACCCGGCGACGACGAGCGCGTCCGGCGCGCCGGCCCCCCGGCCTCCGGAGATCCGCGTGGTACGGGTCCTCGGCGCGTTCGACATCGGCGGCGCCGAGCAGCGCACCATAGAACTGCTGCCCCGGCTCGCGGCGTCCGGGGTGCGGACGTCCTTCGTCACGCTCAGCGGCGTCAAGGGCGCGCGCGGCGACGAGGTGGAGCAGTTGGGCTCACGGATCCACCCGATCCGGCTGGACCGTCGGTTCCCGGTCCGCTTCTACCGCCTGCTTCGGCAGGTCCGTCCGCACGCCGTGCACTCGGACGTCGCGACGTTCTCCGGTTTCGTGCTGTTCCTCGCGGCACTGGCGCGGGTGCCGATCCGGATCGCGCACTTCCGGTCCGACCGCGACGGACATCCGGACAGCCTGCGCCGCCGGTTGCAGCGGGGCGTGATGGTGCGCCTCATCCACTTCTGCGCGACGGACGTGCTCGGCGTCGCCCCCGGCGCTCTCACCTCGTGCTACCGGCCGTCGTGGGAGAACGACCCGCGGTGCCGGGTGCTGCCCAACGGTCTCGACCTGGGCCGCCTGCACCGCCGGTCGACGCTGCGGCTCCGCGACGAGATCGGCGCCGCCCCGGACGACCTCGTCTGCGTGGTGATCGGCCGCCCGCACCCGCTCAAGCGGCGGTCGATGGTGCCGTCGATCGTCGCCGCGTTGCGCGAACGCGGGATCGGCTGCCGGGCCGTGTTCGTGGGTCCGCACGACGACCGGGACGACGACGCCGTCCGGCAGTCCGCCACCCGGCACGACGTACTCGACCGGATGCACCTGGTGGGTCCGCGGGCTGACGTCGGGGAGTTCCTGGCCCAGGCCGACCTCCTGCTGCAACCCTCCGCGCTCGAAGGTCTGCCCGGCACAGTCCTGGAGGCCCGCGCCGTCGGCACCCCTGTGGTCGCGTCCGACCTGCCCGGCGCACGGTTCATCGACGACCAGCTCGCCGGTGTCGCCCTGGTCCCGGTCGACGCCGACGCCGAGACCTGGGCTGACGCCGTACACCGCCTGGGCCTCGTGCCGGGACGGCCGAGGGGCGGCCGGCGGGCGCTGGCGGCCTTCCAGGACAGCGTCTTCACGATGGAGCGGTCGGTCGAGCAGCACCTGGCCATCTACGGCCGGAACACCGTGGCGCCGCGCGGCGGAGCGGACCGGCCGGCGGTGCCCACCGGATGA
- a CDS encoding lipopolysaccharide biosynthesis protein — MSRRHLGTIVLLTGANGIAALSSSGVAVLATLALGPADRGVMVLVLTVAGVVMLVGRLGCGTAMRAQLPQAASRHRRDELLSAYCWMTVVAAVCTGAAAAAAVRLSAPLLGPALTDVRLLAAVALGGAANIALDQLTDLRFADGDFRRGAVWNIAATTAGLIGIAIAVVVSAQVWLLLMCQATALLAVAVTQWTLVRGQGLARFARARRRDVTGLIRMGAPSLGFSLGTSFLQRADRYLLGVLVGPGAVGIYALAATLSSVVGLLPAAIGQLSQRQAAQRDGDPWPVRAIGYTLLATLVSGAVVAAGGWLLVVPVFGAEFGSARPLIVPLLLAELCLAPFGIASRALLGTGGTKQAAGVGLLAAVASVACYGLAISRWGTMGAATASIALYALLSVVVLVVLRVRLNRRARVAAPLTAPAPTAELVPDAR, encoded by the coding sequence ATGAGCCGCCGCCATCTGGGCACTATCGTCCTGCTGACCGGCGCCAACGGCATCGCCGCCCTGAGCAGCAGCGGCGTCGCCGTCCTCGCCACCCTGGCGCTGGGGCCGGCCGACCGGGGCGTCATGGTGTTGGTCCTCACGGTCGCCGGCGTGGTGATGCTGGTCGGCCGCCTGGGCTGCGGCACCGCCATGCGCGCGCAGTTGCCGCAGGCCGCCTCCCGGCACCGCCGCGACGAACTGCTCTCCGCGTACTGCTGGATGACAGTGGTGGCCGCGGTCTGCACCGGGGCGGCCGCGGCCGCCGCGGTCCGTCTCTCCGCGCCGCTGCTCGGCCCCGCGCTGACCGATGTACGGCTGCTCGCCGCGGTCGCGCTCGGCGGCGCCGCCAACATCGCGCTCGACCAGCTCACCGATCTCCGGTTCGCGGACGGGGACTTTCGCCGGGGCGCGGTGTGGAACATCGCCGCCACCACCGCCGGCCTGATCGGGATCGCCATCGCGGTCGTCGTCTCGGCGCAGGTGTGGCTCCTCCTGATGTGCCAGGCCACCGCGCTGCTCGCGGTGGCGGTGACGCAGTGGACGCTGGTACGCGGCCAAGGGCTGGCGCGGTTCGCACGGGCGCGGCGGCGGGACGTCACCGGGCTGATCCGGATGGGCGCCCCGTCTCTGGGGTTCTCCCTCGGGACGAGCTTCCTCCAGCGGGCCGACCGCTACCTGCTCGGTGTCCTCGTCGGTCCCGGCGCGGTGGGCATCTACGCCCTGGCCGCGACGCTGAGCAGCGTGGTCGGCCTCCTTCCGGCCGCCATCGGACAGTTGTCGCAGCGGCAGGCCGCGCAGCGCGACGGCGATCCCTGGCCCGTCCGTGCGATCGGCTACACGCTGCTGGCAACGCTCGTCAGCGGCGCCGTCGTCGCGGCTGGCGGCTGGCTGTTGGTGGTGCCGGTCTTCGGCGCGGAGTTCGGGTCCGCCCGCCCGTTGATCGTGCCGCTCCTGCTCGCCGAGTTGTGCCTGGCGCCCTTCGGCATCGCAAGCCGAGCCCTGCTCGGCACCGGGGGCACGAAACAGGCCGCCGGGGTCGGTCTGCTCGCCGCCGTGGCGTCGGTCGCCTGCTACGGCCTCGCCATCTCCCGCTGGGGAACGATGGGCGCGGCGACCGCCTCGATCGCGCTGTATGCGCTGCTCTCCGTCGTCGTTCTGGTCGTCCTGCGCGTACGGCTCAACCGGCGGGCCCGCGTGGCGGCACCTCTCACCGCACCGGCGCCGACGGCGGAACTGGTGCCGGACGCGCGCTGA